Genomic window (Thermoanaerobaculia bacterium):
ATGGCCACGGGCCGCCGTCCGTTCGAAGGAGAGACCGCGGCCGTGCTGTTCGACGCGATCCTCAATCGGCAGCCCGTGTCCCCCTCGCGGGTCAACCCCGCCGTTCCCGCGGCCCTCGAGCGGGTCATCGCGAGGGCCCTCGAAAAGGACCGGGACTCGCGGTATTCGTCCGCCGCGGCCCTCCGGCGCGATCTCGAAGACGCCCGCCGCACGCTGGAAAAATCCGGCCGCGCCGTCAAGGAGCCGGCCGGCCCGTCCGTGGCCGTGCTCTATCTCGAGAACCTGAGCCGAGCGAGCGAAGACGAGTATTTCCGCGACGGGATGACCGAAGACATCACGACGGAACTGACGAAGATCAAGAGCCTGCGCGTGTTTCCGAGAGCCGCCGTGTCTTCCTATCGCGACAAGAGCGCGCCGGCCCGGGAGGTCGGCGATCAGCTGGGGGCGACGCACGTCCTCGGAGGCACCATCCGCCGCGCCGGCGACCGGCTTCGGGTCACCGTGCAGATGGTCGAGACGGGGACCGGTCATTCGGTCTGGGCCGAACGCTACGACCGGGAGATGAAGGACGTCTTCGAGGTCCAGGAGGAGATCGCGCGCAGCATCGCCGAGGCCCTTCGCCTGTCGCTGACGCACGAGGAAAACGAGACGATCGCCCGCAAGCCGACGGCCGACCTGCACGCGTACGACTACTTCCTGCGAGGCCGCACCTACACGAGGCAGCAGCGCCGCGACTTCGCGCTGGAGATGTTCGAGCATGCCCTCGCGCTCGATCCGGCATTCGCCCTGGCGCACGCCGGCATCGCCAACGTCTGCGCCATGCAGTACTACCTCGCCGACCGAAACGAACACTGGCTCGAGCGCGCGACCGCGGCCTGCAACCGGGCGTTCGCCCTGGAGCCGCGGCTTCCGGAGGCGTTCGTCGCACGCGCGCGAATCCTCTATGCCCAGGGTCAATACGCGCCGGCCGTCGAATCCGCCCGCGAGGCGATCGCGATAAAAAGGGATTGCGAAAGCTCGTGGGACATTCTCGGCCGCGCCCTCTTCTCTTCCGACCGGTGGCAGGAGGCGGCGGACCTCGTCGAAGCGGCGATCGAGGCCAACGGCGAGGACTACAACCTGTACATTTCCTACGGAAACGCCCTCGGGGCACTGGGCCGGGAAGACGACCTGCGCTCCCTCCGCGAACGGCAACTCACGGCCCTCGAGCGG
Coding sequences:
- a CDS encoding protein kinase, whose product is MGEVYKARDTRLHRLVALKFLPGEMSRDRLALERFRREACAASALNHPAICTVYDVGEQDGEPYIAMEYLDGQTLARRIQGRPLPPAQVVAWGLELADGLDAAHGEGIVHRDIKPGNIVITSRGHAKILDFGIAKLIEPGSGEAAPADSTEGITIDLAGLTDPGSTVGTVAYMSPEQARGESLDHRSDLFSLGAVFYEMATGRRPFEGETAAVLFDAILNRQPVSPSRVNPAVPAALERVIARALEKDRDSRYSSAAALRRDLEDARRTLEKSGRAVKEPAGPSVAVLYLENLSRASEDEYFRDGMTEDITTELTKIKSLRVFPRAAVSSYRDKSAPAREVGDQLGATHVLGGTIRRAGDRLRVTVQMVETGTGHSVWAERYDREMKDVFEVQEEIARSIAEALRLSLTHEENETIARKPTADLHAYDYFLRGRTYTRQQRRDFALEMFEHALALDPAFALAHAGIANVCAMQYYLADRNEHWLERATAACNRAFALEPRLPEAFVARARILYAQGQYAPAVESAREAIAIKRDCESSWDILGRALFSSDRWQEAADLVEAAIEANGEDYNLYISYGNALGALGREDDLRSLRERQLTALERQLEWVPEDTRARMILAVDYATSCRREDAIRELEKVLSLGTSDSHTIYNAACVYGTLNMKTEALSMLRRAVEEGYSEWDNLARDPDLTCLRDEAEFQRLLARRGGSR